ATGACAAACTTCGAGAGAAGAGGGCCTTCTACCTACGAAGGAGATTAAAGGCGGTTTTATCCATAGAGAAGCTGTCAGTCTACAGAATCCTTCTTTTTCGGTCGATTACCTCGTTTTTTGCACCTTAAATGCAGTTTAGCCGGTCAGATTCCAACAAGGCGACAAATTTCACTCTCAAGAAGCTGTAATTTAGGTGGATGTCTTGCCTCTCGTTTTCTGAAGGTAGAGAGGTTGTATGTGAAGAATCCAATATTTCCATGGGGTTAAATTCCAAATACGAGATGCATCACATTTTTGAGATGTCGGGCCGTCGATTTCGAGGTATTTCTGCCGTCGCGTGTTTGCTAACTCTGGCTTCGACCTCTGGGAGAAGCATACACTATCCTGACTCACAGGAAGCCCGCATTTGCGTCCTGACGGGATTCTTTCTCTCGTGAGTCCTATACCACTCCGAAAACCTCTTTCCTTTCTACGGGCAAGCTGCTGCCTTAGAAGACACACAGGAATATCTTGCCTCAAAAACCATATCGGTAGATTTAATACCATCCTCTCGAAATAGCTAACCGAGTAAAACGTTAAATGCCGTATTCTTGAGGTATAAACTTTCTCCTGCGGTTATAAACTCACTTAAAAGGTACTTAAGGGACCATTCTCAGAAGTTGAGAATTAGAAACACGTTTCTCAGCTGTCCTATCTCTGTTTTGAAATAAACTAAACTATCGGTACCTTTAAGTACCCTGCCAACATATACTCTTACAAGAAGATTCGACTTAGAGACAAATCAGCGTTACTCTATCTATATACGGACTCTCGTCTATTCGGGGTTTCTAAAGCAAAAAGGGGAAGCTGACTTGACAGACAGCCAACTGAGTGTATCAGCACTCAGGTAAGTAGATTATTACAGTTAAAAGATAGTCGTCGTACTATATAAGTCTTTCGTCGGCTTGAATTTCTTATCTATTCTTTTAGTGGTTGTCATGTCCAGCAACAGCGGTGTTGCTGAATTTCTTGTCGTCTTCGGTGATTCAATATGACACAAGAGAATCAAGACCACGAAATTGACGACCAACACATAGAAACATTAATCGACCAACTCGAAGCACCACACCAGAATAAGACGGTACTAACTCACCTCTACGTAGAGTGTGTATACAACACCTACGAGTGTGCTGACATACTTTCAGTCTCACAGCGTACTGTTAGAAAGTGGCTTAAAGACTGGAATATCCCTCGGAGAGGACACGGTGGCCGGAAGAAGACTCATCCATCATTTACCAGCTTTACACCCAAGGATAACGATTATATCCACGTCCAAAGTGGAGATAAGACAGCTTATATCCACCAGTTAAATCTAATCGCTGATGGTCATGACCCAAATGACGTATTTGGCAAGGATAATCACGTCCACCACATTGACGGAATTAAGTATCACAACCTACCCGAGAATCTAACGCTGATGGATGTGTCAAAACACCATAAGCACCACAATGATGTAATGTACGCTGACTCTCCGTGGAGAAACCAAGAGGTAATGCAAGCACTGGTAGATGAGAAAGTTAGCATCCAGTATGCTTCAGACATTATCGACTGCAATGACGCCACAATACGAGAGTGGAGAAACAAATTCGACCTTGAAGGTGACACTCTCCGACGAGATAACAACGAGGTGACACCGTGGAGAAATCCCGTAATCCTCCGGTATCTGATTGAGGAAGAAGGTATTCAGCTTAAGCAAGCGTCAGAAAGGTTTGATGTAGACCCTTCAACTCTGACGAAATATACTAATCTGCATGAAATAGACGTACCTAACGGTAGCCAGCGGGACATAATGCGAAAGGTGCGAGAGTTGCAACAACGTAACAGCGGATTCATGGAGGCTGATGACTGATGTCTAAAGCCGTTTCAGTTTCCTCTGCCTTCGAGGGTAATACCACCTTTGAGTGTAAAACCTCCTCTCGCCTCTCTCAACTCGTCTGTGAGACGGCAGGATTCCTTGATGTAGAATCAGGGGAAACGGTACCGAAGGAGGAAGTTTGGCAGCAGGGCAAGGCCGTAGGGTATTCTCGTGGAGATTTCGAGGATATTCTCTCCAAAGCTGGTGCAACTGCTTCGACCTCCTTTGTCGTCCCCAAGAGAGACGGTACGCACTTGGGAGACGTATGGGCCTTTGAGAAGGAAGCCAGTAGAGTACCGGGTGCTAACTCCGTAAAAGACACCTTCGATGAATGGTTACAGTATAAACGAAACAAGAAGTACAAGGAAACTTCCTCTGGCAATAAGGTACAATTCCGTCCAGACCATTCTTTCAGTCGAAAGGAAGAAGATAGAAGGTTTGCCCGTGCTGCTGATGTCGAAAGATTCTACGTACAGAATACAGACATTTATTCAACCGTCTGGATTTCACTTAGTGCTGACAATTCTGGAGAGACACCTGTAGAGAATGCCTCCAAATTCTTCCCATCGAAGCTGAAGGACAAAATCCGCAATGACCTCAAGAAGTACGACCTCTGGAAATCAGCTGCTGTCCTTCGAATGTTGGCACCTAATAAGCCACCGGACAACCTTCCGAAGACTCACGGACACCTTGCAATATGGATTCCGGGTGAGGTAACGCCGGAGATGTTTCACGGAATCGTTGAAAAGCACTGTGAGGAAGTACCGGGTGCTTCGATGGAGGACAATCCTCTTGACAAATCTGTGTCAGTACATGTACACATCTCGGATGAAGTGGAATCTCCCGACTACATCGACTCCTCGAAGGGACACACGTCGGCGTTACCTCATGAAATCAGCAACAATCTCCCTATCTACAACGGAGAAATGGGTGCTGGTATGGATGCCCTCAATTGTCAGGAATACATCAAAGAGTGGTGTGCCTACATCTCTGCTGGAAACGATGGCAAGCATACAACGAATGGAATCCGTCGTTGGAGTCCTCAAGGGAATTTCAAGAAGATTGCCGACTACATGGACGGCCAGATTGACGACTGTAGAGTACCGGGGGTTAACTCCGTAAAAGAGGATGAATCTGTAGAGAAGAAATCTTCTGATGAATCACCTACTGTTGAGGAAGAAACTCACTCCAATGAAACCCCCGCCACAGTACCGGGGGCTACCTCCGTAAAAGAATCATCTTCGGAGAAGAAGTTTGCTTTCCAGCGAGAAGATTACTTCAGTGAGGGTAAGCAATCTGCCCGTAGAGTACCGGGGACTAACTCGGTAGAAGAAACACCTTCTGATGAGTGTCCTTCCTCTATAGAAGGTAGTCCTTCTCACGATTCGACCTCCACAGTACCGGGGGCTACCTCCGTAAATGAGGAAACTACCTCTACTGAAAGTAGACCTTCGGAGAAATCCCCGCCAGCAGTACCGGGGGGTAACTCGGTAAACGAGGAGGAAGACGAAGGTTGTCCTCGTTGCAATAGCACCGACCTCCTCGAAGTGGATGTACCATATGCAGATGAGATGTATGCTTGCTGCAATTGTGATAAGACTTTCACACGACGAAGCAAGGGGAAACTATCATGATTCCTCATACCCGGTAGCTTCGCAGAAACCTTTCTCCTTTCTTTGTAGCAGCAGCACCTTCAAATAGAGTAAACCCGGTTTTTCATAGGAGATTGTCAGAAACCCTACACTCTTCAAAATCAGGTACTGTCCGACCAGCACCCGCGTGTGTACGCCCAGTCTGAAGAAAGTAGGTCTGTCTGACAAAGCATATAAACTACCTCGATAGAAACCTGTAAGAATCTCCAACAAAGCATAATCTGTTTGTAGACTCCCCTAATTTCAAAACTGGAAGTTGGATATAAATACAATGCACATATCTGGTCTACAGTGTATGTAACTGCACAATTCGAGGCAAGAAGTGTCGTTTTTACTAAACGAAACCTGTAGTACTTGTAGGATACTTGAGTGGTACTTTATAAGGAGGACTTTTCTTACTATCCGAACGGAGCTATATGAAATGTAGTAGTATGGCTTCGACCGACTCTAAAGGTCGGACAACGACAAATTGGCATTCAGGGGGATTAGCGTCCCCCAACTCAGTATTCTCGAATGTCTTGGACTTAGTATAGTCATTCCTGAGTTGAAAAATAGTTAGAAGGTTGGCTTCCTCGACTGGTTTGCCGACCTCCTCGATTAGGTGCCTTTGGACACACTCTAAGGGTTTCAACAGACGTTATCGTCTGTCATGACGGGTGCTAACTCCGTTTAAAGGTTAGCGACGGTGTCTAACACCGTTTCACTCAAGTTAGAGAGGGATTACAGACACCTCTATGCAAACGTCTTAGGCCGTGTTGTATCATTTAACGCTTTAGATACAATACCACCGATGGTTTGACTTGTGCCATTACAAGCAGGTCACTTAGGAAGTTGTCGGTCAAACGACAGCTTCCCTTTTCATAAATCATAACAATCATGAGGACTAAAAATATCAGAGTTTCGGATGAAGAATTTGCACTACTGGAGTCATATTGCACTCACGCTTACGGTAGCCCAGATAGCATTGCTTTCGGTGCAGCAATGCGTGAATGTATCGAGTACAAAATGGAGGCAGACAGATAATGTCTCACGGTGAGTTAGTTAAATTTACGGTTGAGTTTAAAGATGAAGATGTAGACCTTCTACGAGATTACGTAGAGGCAAACGGAGGAGTTGGCGGTTACGATAAGAAACAGCGACGGATGGATTTCTCTTATCACGTACAGAGGGCAGCTATTGAGACGTTTAAAGAATATAGCGAAGACGAAGACGAGGAAAACGAGGAATGAGTAACGCCTTGCAAGTGAAGGAAACTGTCCGACTTCTCCTTGAAGACGCAGGGAAGTCTGAAGTACGCGATTCCTGTGTACGCCAGTCCAAGGAAGGTGTGTGGCTTTATATAACCACAGAAGACGGCGAAGAATATTCTCTTGGTAGTCTATTCCGTGAGGTAGATGACGACCTCATTTCTCAATTTGAAGAAGAGTTGGAGGAGGAGTTGGAGAAACACCTATGAAGACTCCTAAGCAGCAGGTAGAAGACAATCTTCAGACAATCCGAGAAGAGTACGGAAACCAGCCTCTCGGACACCACGACGTATCTATCAGGGAAGACCGTGCTATCATTGATACAAAAGTCTCTAACGACTGTGAAAACCATCAGCAGATTACATGGCTGGTTTACGGCGAAAACCTAACTCATCCTCAACTCGCAGGCTTGATTTTTGAAACAGAATTATGAGTTACTTAGACGACCTCAAGGAATTAGAGGCAGAATTATCAGAATCGGGGAAACTCCCATATCTCCTCGATTCAGTACGGCGGTCAATCGCACGACAAGAAGAGAATAATCGGACAGTCGCACAGTTATCAGACAATAACAAGGAGAAATAAACATGAAAGGCACAGTTACAATGAAATTAGATGAAGAGACACGGCGGAAT
The genomic region above belongs to Haladaptatus sp. R4 and contains:
- a CDS encoding helix-turn-helix domain-containing protein — its product is MTQENQDHEIDDQHIETLIDQLEAPHQNKTVLTHLYVECVYNTYECADILSVSQRTVRKWLKDWNIPRRGHGGRKKTHPSFTSFTPKDNDYIHVQSGDKTAYIHQLNLIADGHDPNDVFGKDNHVHHIDGIKYHNLPENLTLMDVSKHHKHHNDVMYADSPWRNQEVMQALVDEKVSIQYASDIIDCNDATIREWRNKFDLEGDTLRRDNNEVTPWRNPVILRYLIEEEGIQLKQASERFDVDPSTLTKYTNLHEIDVPNGSQRDIMRKVRELQQRNSGFMEADD